One Chroococcidiopsis sp. TS-821 genomic window carries:
- the hemW gene encoding radical SAM family heme chaperone HemW: MLAKLDLSKNVINDTQPTSAYVHIPFCRRRCYYCDFPVSVVGDRLNGENSGTISRYVEVLCQEIANTNAAGEPLKTIFFGGGTPSLLSVNQLQQVVNTLKSQFGIANGAEISIEIDPGTFTLEQLQGYCLAGVNRVSLGVQAFQPELLKICGRSHTVEDIYTAIEMVRTVNVPSFSLDLISGLPYQTLAQWQDSLDRVVAIAPNHLSIYDLQIEPGTAFNRYYEAGKQPLPTDDTTAQMYRMAQQVLTSAGYEHYEISNYAQPLHQCRHNRVYWHNQPYYGFGMGATSYVRGQRFTRPRKTQEYYQWVKDYIAADGVLDCPQTPLNEVLLETLMLKLRLSEGINLATLAQQFGVETVAKIWQCLQPYYERGWVEIVGTEQIRLSDPEGFLFSNTVLARLFRQLGSELEVS, encoded by the coding sequence GTGTTAGCTAAATTAGATTTAAGCAAAAACGTCATTAATGACACTCAGCCAACCTCCGCCTATGTACATATTCCTTTTTGTAGAAGGCGGTGTTATTATTGCGACTTTCCGGTATCAGTTGTAGGCGATCGCCTAAATGGCGAAAACTCTGGCACAATTTCGCGTTATGTAGAAGTGTTGTGTCAAGAAATTGCTAACACCAACGCAGCAGGCGAACCACTCAAAACGATTTTCTTTGGTGGTGGAACTCCTTCGTTATTATCGGTGAATCAACTGCAACAAGTTGTTAATACGCTCAAATCACAATTTGGAATCGCCAATGGTGCTGAAATTTCGATAGAAATTGACCCAGGGACGTTTACTTTAGAACAGCTACAAGGTTATTGTCTTGCGGGAGTGAATCGCGTTAGTCTCGGTGTCCAAGCGTTTCAACCAGAATTATTAAAGATTTGCGGGCGATCGCATACTGTTGAAGATATTTACACCGCAATCGAGATGGTGCGAACAGTCAATGTCCCTTCATTCAGCCTTGATTTGATTTCTGGTCTACCTTATCAAACCTTAGCACAGTGGCAAGATAGTTTAGATCGAGTTGTGGCGATCGCCCCCAATCATCTTTCAATTTACGATCTGCAAATCGAACCTGGTACCGCATTTAATCGTTACTACGAAGCTGGAAAACAGCCCTTACCAACTGATGATACGACAGCGCAGATGTACCGCATGGCGCAGCAAGTTTTAACATCCGCTGGGTACGAACACTACGAAATCTCTAACTATGCTCAACCTCTTCATCAGTGTCGTCACAACCGCGTATATTGGCACAATCAACCATACTATGGCTTTGGGATGGGTGCGACTAGCTACGTTCGTGGACAACGATTCACTCGTCCGCGCAAGACACAGGAATATTATCAGTGGGTGAAAGATTACATTGCTGCTGATGGCGTACTCGATTGTCCACAGACACCTTTAAATGAGGTTTTGTTGGAAACACTCATGTTAAAGCTGCGCTTAAGTGAAGGTATTAACCTTGCTACACTCGCGCAACAATTTGGTGTGGAGACGGTGGCAAAAATTTGGCAATGCTTACAACCCTACTACGAACGAGGTTGGGTGGAAATTGTGGGAACTGAACAAATACGCCTAAGCGATCCCGAAGGATTTTTATTTTCCAACACGGTACTAGCAAGGTTGTTTCGTCAGTTAGGGAGTGAACTGGAGGTATCATAG
- a CDS encoding FAD-dependent oxidoreductase: protein MKRSLVSLTLISTFIASFPLIALATPPRTADQTVECELLVAGGGLAGVATAYEALLAGRTVCLTEITDWVGGQISAQGTSALDERTTQRQRLFYSRGYLELRRRIERKYGKLDPGDCWVSESCFLPRDGHVILSEMLRDAARRGRGELKWFPTTVIKDLQIAQTGAEKRIQSAIAIQHQPAKGAPPLNTYPLSQTITDAYSYQNSRLFTKNIVRFVPAAKRGESTSVPNWYVIDATETGELIALADVPYRLGIDPRSHLEPSSSSATNDPYCTQGFTYTFAMEATQQPQIHVEPPFYQQYASYYSYELPRLASFPLVFTYRRIWSPRQGENMRFGGISFTAPTPGDISMQNWTWGNDYRPGTAADNLVYTRNQLQTTGQLQPGGWMGGLRVETLRKGEEHAKGFFHWLVAGTTDSQLGPGVKEPQPNNRYLAGLDSPMGTAHGLSKYPYMREGRRILGRPTLAYPQGFTVSEIDISRRDYSDSYYRLVLSPQSYRSLKAALAGLEAASVIAGKIPPRDVMRRTRSTIYPDAVGIGHYAIDFHPCMLKSPAELPGNIERPGERLGAGQAYPFQIPLRAMIPQQIDNLLVAGKSIAVSHIAAAAYRVHSFEWSVGAAAGTTAAFALERAIAPYQLIARIPFPEPQLEALQRRLVQNGNPTAFPDTSIFNEAWEDWQ from the coding sequence ATGAAGCGATCGCTTGTTAGTCTGACTTTAATTTCAACTTTTATCGCCTCTTTTCCTTTAATTGCCTTGGCAACGCCGCCTCGAACTGCGGATCAAACCGTAGAGTGCGAACTCTTAGTAGCTGGAGGTGGTCTTGCGGGTGTGGCGACAGCGTATGAAGCCTTGTTAGCCGGAAGGACAGTTTGTTTAACTGAAATCACCGATTGGGTGGGAGGACAAATTTCCGCACAGGGAACCTCCGCACTTGACGAACGCACAACGCAACGACAGCGATTGTTTTACTCGCGTGGTTATTTAGAATTACGTCGGCGGATTGAACGCAAATATGGCAAGTTAGACCCTGGTGATTGTTGGGTCAGTGAGTCTTGCTTTTTACCGCGTGATGGTCACGTTATCCTTTCAGAAATGTTACGCGACGCTGCAAGAAGAGGGCGCGGAGAATTGAAATGGTTTCCGACAACAGTTATTAAAGATTTACAAATTGCCCAAACAGGTGCCGAAAAACGCATTCAAAGTGCGATCGCAATTCAGCACCAACCTGCTAAGGGCGCGCCACCGCTTAATACTTATCCGCTATCGCAAACAATTACCGATGCTTATAGCTATCAAAACTCGCGCTTGTTTACTAAAAATATTGTGCGGTTTGTCCCTGCTGCCAAGAGGGGTGAGTCTACTTCTGTTCCTAACTGGTATGTAATTGATGCAACGGAGACGGGCGAACTGATTGCGCTTGCAGATGTTCCTTATCGCTTAGGTATCGATCCGCGTTCTCATCTCGAACCGTCTTCTTCTAGCGCGACTAACGATCCGTATTGCACGCAAGGCTTTACTTACACTTTTGCGATGGAAGCGACTCAGCAGCCGCAAATACACGTAGAACCACCATTTTATCAACAGTATGCCAGTTACTACAGTTATGAGCTACCGCGACTTGCCAGCTTTCCTTTAGTCTTTACTTACCGTCGCATCTGGAGTCCGCGCCAAGGTGAAAATATGCGCTTTGGCGGTATCTCTTTCACGGCTCCTACTCCAGGCGATATCTCGATGCAAAACTGGACTTGGGGTAACGACTACCGCCCTGGTACGGCTGCTGATAACTTAGTTTATACGCGCAACCAACTACAGACGACAGGACAGTTGCAACCTGGTGGTTGGATGGGCGGCTTGCGTGTCGAAACGTTGCGTAAAGGGGAAGAACACGCTAAAGGCTTTTTTCATTGGCTTGTTGCCGGAACGACCGATTCGCAACTTGGTCCTGGGGTGAAGGAACCGCAGCCAAACAATCGCTACCTTGCAGGACTCGATTCGCCGATGGGAACGGCGCACGGATTATCTAAGTATCCTTATATGCGCGAGGGACGGCGGATTTTAGGACGTCCTACCCTAGCCTATCCTCAAGGTTTTACGGTATCAGAAATTGATATTTCGCGTCGCGATTATAGTGATAGTTACTATCGCTTGGTTTTATCACCGCAAAGCTATCGCAGTCTCAAGGCTGCATTAGCGGGTTTGGAAGCTGCATCGGTGATTGCAGGAAAGATTCCTCCCAGAGATGTGATGCGGCGGACGCGCTCTACGATTTATCCTGATGCTGTTGGTATTGGTCACTATGCGATCGACTTCCATCCTTGTATGCTCAAAAGTCCTGCGGAACTTCCTGGTAATATCGAGCGCCCTGGCGAACGGCTCGGTGCAGGTCAAGCGTATCCTTTTCAGATTCCGCTGCGGGCAATGATTCCTCAGCAAATCGATAATTTACTCGTGGCAGGAAAAAGTATCGCTGTCAGTCATATTGCGGCGGCTGCTTATCGCGTACATTCTTTTGAATGGTCGGTTG
- a CDS encoding LacI family DNA-binding transcriptional regulator — protein sequence MEHDKARKSIKLQDIAQAIGVSRTTVSNAFNRPDQLSPELRDKILETAKEMGYPGPNPMARMLRTGQTGAIGLVFGESLPYAFNDLAAISFLRGVSRVCERVKASLLIVPTLESDAAQKTIEQATVDGFIIYNLPDDSEALVRVLDRQLPVVAVDQPSLKNVPSVGIDDRQAARKAATHLLSLHHKQIAIIAMELLSDLYVGLVDAQRLEQATHQITKLRLQGYRDAIEEAGIDFSQIPIYECRNDENHAREVATTVLQRHPRPTAILAMSDILAFGALRTAQQMGLKVPEDLSIVGFDDIPLAWQIRPRLTTVQQPLIEKGVVAAELLLSKSLTKTAKVLGTRLVVRESSGIAPVT from the coding sequence ATGGAACACGACAAAGCAAGAAAATCCATCAAACTTCAGGATATTGCTCAAGCTATCGGAGTTTCGCGGACAACAGTATCAAATGCGTTCAATCGACCGGATCAACTTTCCCCAGAACTGCGCGATAAAATCCTGGAAACAGCCAAAGAAATGGGCTACCCAGGTCCTAATCCGATGGCGCGGATGCTGCGGACAGGGCAAACAGGTGCGATTGGCTTAGTATTTGGAGAATCGCTACCGTACGCATTTAATGACTTAGCGGCGATCTCTTTTTTAAGAGGAGTTTCAAGAGTTTGCGAACGCGTCAAAGCAAGTTTGCTCATCGTACCCACACTCGAAAGCGATGCGGCGCAAAAGACAATTGAGCAAGCCACAGTAGATGGGTTTATTATTTATAACCTCCCTGATGATAGTGAAGCACTCGTACGTGTTTTAGACCGTCAGCTACCAGTTGTCGCCGTCGATCAGCCTTCGTTAAAAAATGTCCCGTCAGTTGGAATTGACGATCGCCAAGCTGCAAGAAAAGCTGCAACGCACTTATTAAGTCTTCATCACAAGCAAATCGCCATTATTGCGATGGAGTTACTTTCTGATTTATACGTTGGTTTAGTAGACGCTCAACGACTCGAACAAGCGACGCATCAAATAACTAAGCTACGATTGCAAGGCTACCGCGATGCGATCGAAGAGGCGGGAATTGACTTTAGCCAGATTCCCATTTACGAATGTCGCAACGACGAAAATCATGCACGAGAAGTCGCCACGACTGTATTGCAGCGCCATCCTCGACCAACTGCCATTTTAGCGATGAGTGATATTTTAGCTTTTGGTGCTTTGCGCACTGCACAGCAAATGGGTTTAAAAGTGCCAGAAGATTTATCAATCGTCGGCTTTGATGATATTCCCTTAGCTTGGCAAATCCGCCCAAGACTTACAACCGTACAGCAACCACTGATTGAAAAAGGAGTCGTTGCAGCAGAATTATTATTGAGTAAATCACTAACGAAAACTGCCAAAGTTTTGGGAACAAGACTTGTAGTACGCGAATCGTCAGGAATTGCACCAGTTACTTAG